In Novosphingobium resinovorum, the following are encoded in one genomic region:
- a CDS encoding LysR family transcriptional regulator: MSDDTPLTDRKFASRVDWNLMRTFVDIVRAGGIGAAARELNKQQPSISAALKRLEDHVGTTLLVRSANGVEMTAAGKAMMALCEDMLASARLVPHQIAQAIRRVEGIVRIQIVSAIVSAEFDEAIASFHRRHPGIRIEIRVSSWRQVLDALERGEVEVGIGYDNSVRGGLVYEPLFVECQQLYCGRSHPMFGYRISQPRELKDEAFVLGGEDEIEIVTHLRRRYGLGARVTGLAQDINEARRLIVCGVGIGFLPVPAVRAEIERGLLWPLLHADFEPSYEIFLLARAEPERDTATQLFIDEVFRRIRAIPRA; this comes from the coding sequence ATGAGCGACGACACCCCGCTGACCGACCGTAAATTCGCCAGCCGGGTGGACTGGAACCTCATGCGCACATTCGTCGACATCGTGCGCGCCGGGGGGATCGGCGCGGCGGCAAGGGAACTCAACAAGCAGCAGCCGAGCATATCGGCCGCGCTCAAGCGGCTCGAGGACCACGTCGGCACCACCTTGCTGGTCCGCTCGGCGAACGGCGTCGAGATGACGGCGGCGGGCAAGGCGATGATGGCGCTGTGCGAGGACATGCTGGCATCCGCGCGCCTCGTGCCGCACCAGATCGCGCAGGCCATCCGCCGGGTCGAGGGGATCGTGCGCATCCAGATCGTTTCGGCCATCGTCTCGGCCGAGTTCGACGAGGCCATCGCCAGCTTCCACCGCCGCCATCCCGGCATTCGCATCGAAATCCGCGTCTCCTCCTGGCGGCAGGTGCTCGATGCGCTGGAACGCGGCGAGGTGGAGGTCGGCATCGGCTATGACAACAGCGTGCGCGGCGGGCTGGTCTACGAGCCTCTGTTCGTTGAGTGCCAGCAGCTTTACTGCGGTCGCAGCCACCCGATGTTCGGCTATCGCATCAGCCAGCCGCGCGAGTTGAAGGACGAGGCGTTCGTCCTCGGCGGCGAGGACGAGATCGAGATCGTCACCCACTTGCGCCGCCGCTACGGGCTGGGTGCGCGCGTGACGGGACTTGCGCAGGACATCAACGAGGCGCGGCGGCTGATAGTCTGCGGCGTGGGCATCGGCTTCCTGCCTGTCCCGGCGGTGCGCGCGGAGATCGAGCGGGGGCTGCTCTGGCCTCTGCTGCACGCGGACTTCGAGCCGTCGTACGAAATCTTCCTCCTCGCCCGCGCGGAGCCGGAGCGGGATACCGCCACGCAACTGTTCATCGACGAGGTTTTCCGCCGCATTCGGGCGATTCCTCGCGCATAG
- a CDS encoding carbohydrate porin, which translates to MGRRIHSLAALAAGCAFTFPMTALAEDAEAGTATNVVVTGATATAGTAQDHRPTSTQGASTARPLHAPHPRETLTGDWGGVRTDLKDAGVTVRADYVSETFSNVDGGQRRGTAYVQQIRAGVDLDMDKIAGIDGGAIHLTINDRRGIGISSDFVGNRLPIQEAAGGYYARLSELTWEQNFDGGRLNLRAGFFAMGNDLGGLSIGCNLVNAAFCAHPLSESGSTGWYNYPNARWGLAVRYKLRPDLIVRTGVYQTNPDLGLEKNAFKPFAGKTTGVVLPLELEYDPGATPGSHVMPGHYKVGFYYDTANADRQGTPGRVTGRFGGYVLGDQMILRDKGGNGKRGLSIFGHFTANPEQSAQITRWYAAGFLKLGTFKGRDADTLALGVIHAQVNERLRALHAEFLGLADGYTALPEGETAIEMSYGLQLTPWLNIRPDVQYIVDPGAFSYRTTHDALALGVQVKMQI; encoded by the coding sequence ATGGGCCGTCGCATCCATTCTCTCGCAGCGCTCGCCGCAGGCTGCGCATTCACTTTCCCGATGACCGCTCTGGCAGAAGACGCCGAGGCGGGCACCGCAACCAACGTCGTCGTGACCGGCGCCACCGCAACTGCAGGCACCGCGCAGGACCATCGGCCGACTTCCACGCAGGGCGCCTCCACCGCCAGACCTCTGCACGCGCCGCATCCGCGCGAGACGCTGACCGGCGACTGGGGCGGCGTGCGCACCGACCTGAAGGACGCGGGCGTCACCGTGCGCGCCGACTACGTCTCGGAAACCTTCTCCAACGTCGACGGCGGCCAGCGCCGGGGCACCGCCTATGTCCAGCAGATCCGCGCGGGCGTCGATCTCGACATGGACAAGATCGCCGGGATCGACGGCGGCGCCATTCACCTGACCATCAACGACCGGCGCGGCATCGGCATCTCGTCGGACTTCGTGGGCAACCGCCTGCCGATCCAGGAAGCAGCGGGCGGCTACTATGCACGCCTGAGCGAACTGACCTGGGAACAGAATTTCGATGGCGGCCGCCTGAACCTGCGCGCGGGCTTCTTTGCGATGGGCAATGACCTCGGCGGCCTGTCGATCGGCTGCAACCTCGTCAACGCGGCATTCTGCGCGCACCCGCTGTCCGAAAGCGGCAGCACCGGCTGGTATAACTATCCCAACGCCCGCTGGGGGCTGGCGGTGCGCTACAAGCTGCGCCCCGACCTGATCGTGCGCACCGGCGTCTACCAGACCAACCCCGACCTCGGGCTGGAGAAGAACGCCTTCAAACCGTTCGCAGGCAAGACTACCGGTGTCGTCCTGCCGCTGGAACTGGAGTACGATCCCGGCGCCACGCCCGGTAGTCACGTGATGCCCGGCCACTACAAGGTGGGCTTCTACTACGACACCGCCAATGCCGACCGGCAGGGCACCCCGGGCCGCGTGACCGGTCGCTTCGGCGGCTATGTGCTGGGCGACCAGATGATCCTGCGCGACAAGGGCGGCAACGGCAAGCGCGGCCTCTCGATCTTCGGCCACTTCACCGCCAACCCGGAGCAGTCGGCGCAGATCACCCGCTGGTACGCGGCCGGTTTCCTCAAGCTGGGCACCTTCAAAGGCCGCGACGCCGACACCCTCGCGCTGGGCGTGATCCACGCGCAGGTCAACGAGCGCCTGCGCGCGCTTCACGCCGAATTCCTCGGCCTCGCGGACGGCTACACCGCCCTGCCCGAAGGCGAGACGGCGATCGAGATGAGCTACGGCCTGCAGTTGACGCCTTGGCTCAATATCCGTCCCGACGTGCAGTACATCGTCGATCCGGGCGCCTTCTCCTACCGAACCACGCACGATGCGCTGGCACTCGGCGTGCAGGTCAAGATGCAGATCTGA
- a CDS encoding class 1 fructose-bisphosphatase: MQPITLTRFLIEQQRREDSACPSELRLLIETVARACKSVTFAISKGALGDVLGTLGSENVQGEVQKKLDVIANEILLDANEWGGHLAAMASEEMETIHRIPNRYPKGEYLLLFDPIDGSSNVDVDLSVGTIFSVLRAPENSAGREVTEEDFLQPGSEQVASGYAIYGPQTLLVLTLGAGVYEFTLDREMGAWRMTDGPLKIASGNKEVAINMARRAQWSPAIRRYVDARVGCEEGPLAGEYNMRWTGSMVADIHRILKRGGVFLYPSDHRKPGKARLRLLYEANPMSFLIEQAGGTAIDGEARIMDAKPTGLHQRIGVVLGDPEEVAALLEEAGQMASA, translated from the coding sequence ATGCAACCGATCACACTGACCCGCTTCCTCATCGAACAGCAGCGGCGCGAGGACAGCGCCTGCCCTTCCGAACTGCGCCTCCTCATCGAGACGGTCGCCCGGGCCTGCAAGTCGGTGACTTTCGCGATCTCCAAGGGCGCGCTCGGCGACGTGCTGGGCACGCTCGGCTCGGAGAACGTGCAGGGCGAAGTGCAGAAGAAGCTCGACGTCATCGCCAACGAGATACTGCTCGACGCGAACGAATGGGGCGGCCACCTTGCGGCCATGGCGTCGGAGGAGATGGAGACTATCCATCGCATCCCGAACCGCTATCCCAAGGGCGAATACCTGCTGCTGTTCGATCCGATCGATGGGTCGAGCAACGTCGATGTCGATCTGTCGGTCGGCACCATCTTCTCGGTCCTGCGCGCGCCGGAGAATTCGGCCGGGCGCGAGGTGACGGAGGAGGACTTCCTCCAGCCGGGCAGCGAGCAGGTGGCCTCGGGCTACGCGATCTACGGCCCGCAGACGCTGTTGGTGCTGACGCTGGGGGCGGGCGTCTACGAATTCACGCTGGACCGTGAAATGGGCGCCTGGCGCATGACCGACGGCCCGCTGAAGATCGCATCCGGCAACAAGGAAGTCGCCATCAACATGGCCCGCCGCGCGCAGTGGTCACCGGCCATCCGGCGCTACGTCGATGCCCGCGTCGGCTGCGAGGAAGGCCCGCTGGCGGGTGAGTACAACATGCGCTGGACGGGCTCGATGGTGGCGGACATCCACCGCATTCTCAAGCGCGGCGGCGTGTTCCTCTACCCTTCCGACCACCGCAAGCCCGGCAAGGCGCGCCTGCGCCTGCTTTACGAAGCCAATCCGATGAGCTTCCTCATCGAGCAGGCCGGCGGCACCGCCATCGACGGCGAGGCGCGCATCATGGATGCCAAGCCGACCGGCCTCCACCAGCGCATCGGCGTCGTCCTCGGCGACCCGGAGGAAGTCGCTGCCCTGCTCGAGGAAGCCGGGCAGATGGCGAGCGCGTGA
- the uca gene encoding urea carboxylase has protein sequence MSFDTVLIANRGAIATRIIRTLRRMGLKSVAVYSEADENSNHVSEADEAVFIGGAKASESYLNIPAIIAAAKETGAGAIHPGYGFLAENVEFAEACAAEGIVFVGPTTDNIRTFGLKHSARALAAAHEVPLAPGTDLLTDEEEAVSAAASIGYPVMLKATAGGGGIGMRVCTDEAQLRDGFATVKRQGQSNFGDAGVFLERYIGRARHIEVQLFGDGEGRVMALGERDCSLQRRNQKVVEEAPAPLLPDAVRTALYAAAVRLGEAAKYRSAGTVEFLYDADRAEFFFLEMNTRLQVEHGVTEMVMGIDLVEWMVRGAAGDFAFLDAPAPTMKGHSVQMRLYAEDPSLDYRPTSGTLTALEFPEDIRVETWCSAGSTVSAWYDPMLAKLIVHAPTREEAVEAARRAIDATRVDGIETNVRWLRDVVRTPAFTSGEVSTKVLDGVVFTPRAFRVVSGGTATTVQDWPGRQHLWAVGVPPSGPMDDQSFRLGNRLLGNPEGTVGLEATVTGPTLAFVSDARICLTGADFGATLDGVPVERGVAIDVAAGQTLAMGRSSSGGFRGYILFAGGLDIAPYLDSRATFELGQFGGHAARRLLAGDTIHLGSDPTEAALAAVTLPAIGNEWTLRVLYGPHGAPDFFTPEDVEMVINAEWKIHYNSNRTGVRLIGPKPRWARTDGGEAGLHPSNIHDNPYAIGAVDFTGDMPIILGLDGPSLGGFVCPFVVIAADRWKIGQLAPGDKLRFAPVTIEDAAAADAAQRNFVATGAVPAATPARGVETLTPILAEIPAENSGAPGRPRTVYRQQGDRNILVEYGPIVLDIELRIRVHALMTELERLAAPGIIDIVPGIRSLQLHFDGTEMDQKAALAMLIAAEERLGDLEDFTIPSRVVHLPLSWRDPAIVETIEKYMATVRDDAPWCPDNIEFIRRINGLPDQAAVENLIFEANYLVMGLGDVYLGAPVATPVDPRHRLVTTKYNPARTWTPPNVVGIGGAYMCIYGMEGPGGYQLFGRTVQVWNTYRQTEAFTEGKPWLLRFFDQIRFYPVSAEELADWRREFPAGRRALRIEPSEFRLADYRAYLAENAAGITEFEQRRKAAFDEERAEWERLGEFDHAADLADADLPAEEAIELPEGSDLVEAPYGGSVTRLLVQPGDTVAAGDKIAVLEAMKMECAVESPGSGTVSALYMREGQSLQPGAPMLALRKHA, from the coding sequence ATGAGCTTCGACACCGTCCTGATCGCGAACCGGGGCGCGATCGCCACCCGCATCATCCGCACGCTGCGCAGGATGGGCCTGAAATCCGTCGCGGTCTATTCCGAGGCGGACGAGAACTCCAACCACGTATCCGAAGCCGACGAAGCCGTGTTCATCGGCGGGGCGAAGGCTTCGGAAAGCTACCTCAACATTCCCGCCATCATCGCCGCGGCGAAGGAGACCGGGGCAGGGGCGATCCATCCCGGCTACGGCTTCCTGGCCGAGAACGTCGAGTTCGCCGAGGCCTGCGCGGCGGAGGGCATCGTCTTCGTCGGCCCGACCACCGACAACATCCGTACCTTCGGCCTCAAGCACAGCGCCCGCGCGCTGGCGGCCGCGCACGAGGTGCCGCTGGCGCCGGGCACCGACCTGCTGACCGACGAGGAGGAGGCTGTCAGCGCCGCCGCGTCGATCGGCTACCCGGTCATGCTCAAGGCCACCGCAGGCGGCGGCGGCATCGGCATGCGCGTCTGCACCGACGAGGCGCAACTGCGCGACGGTTTCGCCACCGTGAAGCGGCAGGGGCAGAGCAACTTCGGCGATGCCGGGGTCTTCCTCGAACGCTACATCGGCCGCGCGCGCCACATCGAGGTGCAGCTGTTCGGCGACGGCGAGGGCCGCGTCATGGCTCTGGGCGAGCGCGACTGTTCGCTCCAGCGCCGCAACCAGAAGGTCGTCGAGGAAGCGCCCGCGCCCTTGCTGCCGGATGCGGTGCGCACCGCGCTCTACGCCGCCGCCGTGCGTCTGGGCGAGGCTGCCAAGTACCGCTCGGCAGGCACCGTGGAGTTCCTCTACGACGCCGACCGCGCCGAGTTCTTTTTCCTCGAGATGAACACCCGCCTGCAGGTGGAGCACGGCGTCACCGAGATGGTGATGGGCATCGACCTCGTCGAATGGATGGTGCGCGGCGCGGCGGGCGATTTCGCCTTCCTCGATGCGCCCGCGCCGACGATGAAGGGCCATTCGGTGCAGATGCGTCTCTACGCCGAAGACCCTTCGCTCGATTATCGCCCGACTTCGGGCACGCTGACCGCGCTGGAATTCCCCGAGGACATCCGCGTCGAGACGTGGTGCTCGGCGGGCAGCACCGTCAGCGCGTGGTACGACCCGATGCTGGCCAAGCTGATCGTCCACGCGCCCACCCGCGAGGAAGCGGTGGAAGCCGCCCGGCGCGCGATCGACGCCACCCGCGTGGACGGCATCGAGACGAACGTGCGCTGGCTGCGCGACGTGGTGCGCACCCCGGCTTTCACCAGCGGCGAAGTCTCGACCAAGGTGCTCGACGGCGTGGTGTTCACCCCGCGCGCCTTCCGCGTCGTCAGCGGCGGCACCGCGACGACCGTGCAGGACTGGCCCGGCCGCCAGCACTTGTGGGCCGTGGGCGTGCCGCCTTCGGGACCGATGGACGACCAGTCGTTCCGCCTCGGCAACCGGCTGCTCGGCAATCCGGAGGGCACGGTCGGCCTCGAAGCCACCGTCACCGGCCCGACGCTGGCCTTCGTCTCCGACGCGCGCATCTGCCTGACCGGCGCGGATTTCGGCGCGACGCTCGACGGCGTGCCGGTGGAGCGCGGCGTCGCAATCGACGTCGCCGCCGGACAGACCCTCGCGATGGGCCGCTCCTCCTCCGGCGGCTTCCGGGGCTACATCCTGTTCGCTGGCGGGCTCGATATCGCGCCCTACCTCGACAGCCGCGCCACTTTCGAGCTTGGCCAGTTCGGCGGCCACGCCGCGCGCCGTCTGCTGGCGGGCGACACGATCCACCTTGGCTCCGACCCGACCGAGGCGGCCTTGGCCGCCGTCACGTTGCCCGCGATCGGCAACGAATGGACCCTGCGCGTCCTCTACGGCCCGCACGGCGCGCCGGACTTCTTCACGCCCGAAGACGTGGAAATGGTCATCAATGCCGAGTGGAAGATCCACTACAACTCCAACCGCACCGGCGTGCGCCTGATCGGCCCCAAGCCGCGCTGGGCACGCACTGACGGCGGCGAGGCGGGCCTGCACCCCTCCAACATCCACGACAACCCCTACGCCATCGGCGCGGTGGACTTCACCGGCGACATGCCGATCATCCTCGGCCTCGATGGGCCGTCGCTCGGCGGGTTCGTGTGCCCCTTCGTGGTGATCGCGGCGGACCGCTGGAAGATCGGCCAGCTCGCTCCCGGCGACAAGCTGCGCTTCGCCCCGGTGACCATCGAGGACGCCGCAGCCGCCGACGCCGCCCAGCGCAATTTCGTGGCGACCGGCGCGGTGCCCGCAGCCACCCCGGCGCGCGGCGTGGAGACGCTGACACCGATCCTCGCGGAAATTCCGGCCGAGAATTCTGGGGCCCCCGGCCGTCCCCGCACGGTCTACCGCCAGCAGGGCGACCGCAACATCCTCGTCGAATACGGCCCGATCGTGCTCGACATCGAGCTGCGCATCCGCGTCCATGCGCTGATGACCGAGCTGGAACGCCTTGCCGCGCCCGGCATCATCGACATCGTGCCCGGCATCCGCTCGCTCCAGCTGCATTTCGACGGCACGGAGATGGACCAGAAGGCGGCGCTCGCCATGCTGATCGCCGCCGAGGAGCGGCTTGGCGACCTCGAGGACTTCACGATCCCCTCGCGCGTGGTCCACCTGCCGCTCAGCTGGCGCGATCCGGCGATCGTCGAGACGATCGAGAAGTACATGGCCACCGTGCGCGATGATGCGCCGTGGTGCCCGGACAATATCGAGTTCATCCGCCGCATCAATGGCCTGCCCGATCAGGCCGCGGTCGAGAACCTGATCTTCGAGGCGAACTACCTCGTCATGGGGCTGGGCGACGTCTATCTCGGCGCGCCGGTCGCGACGCCGGTGGACCCGCGCCATCGCCTCGTCACCACCAAGTACAACCCCGCGCGCACCTGGACGCCGCCCAACGTCGTGGGCATCGGCGGCGCCTATATGTGCATCTACGGCATGGAGGGGCCGGGCGGCTATCAGCTGTTCGGGCGCACCGTGCAGGTCTGGAACACCTATCGCCAGACCGAAGCCTTCACCGAAGGCAAGCCCTGGCTGCTGCGCTTCTTCGACCAGATCCGCTTCTACCCCGTCAGCGCGGAGGAACTGGCCGACTGGCGCCGCGAATTCCCCGCCGGTCGCCGCGCGCTCAGGATCGAGCCGAGCGAATTCCGCCTCGCCGACTACCGCGCTTACTTGGCCGAGAACGCCGCCGGGATCACCGAGTTCGAACAACGCCGCAAGGCCGCCTTTGACGAGGAACGCGCCGAGTGGGAGCGCCTCGGCGAATTCGACCACGCCGCCGATCTCGCCGATGCGGACCTGCCCGCCGAGGAGGCGATCGAACTGCCCGAGGGCTCCGACTTGGTCGAGGCGCCTTATGGCGGCAGCGTCACCCGCCTGCTGGTGCAGCCGGGCGATACCGTCGCGGCGGGAGACAAGATCGCGGTCCTTGAAGCGATGAAGATGGAATGCGCGGTGGAAAGCCCGGGCAGCGGCACGGTTTCGGCGCTCTACATGCGCGAAGGCCAGTCGCTGCAGCCCGGCGCCCCGATGCTCGCCCTGAGGAAACATGCATGA
- a CDS encoding TetR/AcrR family transcriptional regulator, producing MQDDGFTERNRREIIAIATAHFADKGFAGARVDEIAAATATSKRMIYYHFGSKEALYRAVLTEAYRGIRSAELAAGLDDMPAIDALARLTELTFDYHYEHPELVRLVMDENMRHAPHVGEVVETYNETVLPGTRALIERGVAEGTFRPGLDPVDLHMTISALSFYFVSNRYTFATIFKVDTTSPAAAAKRREQVVANVIAYCRAS from the coding sequence ATGCAGGATGACGGCTTCACCGAACGCAACCGGCGAGAGATCATCGCGATCGCCACAGCCCATTTCGCGGACAAGGGCTTCGCAGGCGCCCGCGTGGACGAGATCGCCGCCGCGACCGCCACGTCGAAGCGGATGATCTACTATCACTTCGGCAGCAAGGAAGCGCTCTATCGCGCGGTCCTCACTGAAGCCTATCGCGGCATACGCTCGGCCGAACTCGCCGCCGGGCTGGACGACATGCCCGCGATCGATGCCCTGGCGCGGCTGACGGAACTGACGTTCGACTACCACTACGAGCACCCGGAACTCGTGCGACTGGTGATGGACGAGAACATGCGACACGCCCCGCATGTCGGCGAAGTGGTCGAGACGTACAACGAAACGGTACTGCCCGGCACCCGCGCCCTTATCGAACGCGGCGTCGCCGAGGGCACGTTCCGCCCGGGGCTGGACCCGGTCGACCTGCATATGACGATCAGCGCGCTGTCGTTCTACTTCGTGTCCAACCGCTATACGTTTGCGACCATCTTCAAGGTCGATACCACCAGCCCGGCGGCTGCGGCGAAGCGTCGCGAGCAGGTGGTCGCCAACGTCATCGCCTACTGCCGGGCCAGCTAA
- a CDS encoding UrcA family protein, whose amino-acid sequence MKIGLMALAACALTVAGSASAATDENPFARDQVMLDLKGLDLATTDGQQRLAIRMDQAARSVCGEGMARVHLMAERKAQDCRAAVKADIRTRIEARMATASTPSRVQLASAR is encoded by the coding sequence ATGAAGATTGGCCTGATGGCGCTCGCCGCCTGTGCCCTTACCGTTGCCGGTTCGGCTTCGGCAGCGACCGACGAAAACCCCTTTGCCCGCGATCAGGTCATGCTTGACCTCAAGGGTCTCGACCTTGCCACAACCGATGGCCAGCAGCGCCTTGCGATCCGCATGGACCAGGCTGCCCGCTCGGTCTGCGGCGAGGGTATGGCCCGCGTCCACCTCATGGCCGAACGCAAGGCGCAGGACTGCCGCGCGGCGGTGAAGGCGGACATCCGCACCCGCATCGAAGCGCGCATGGCAACGGCTTCCACCCCCTCGCGCGTGCAACTCGCCAGCGCCCGCTGA
- the atzF gene encoding allophanate hydrolase: MTRLSATRIAAAVRAGETTAVAVAEDTFARVEAYNAVQPQIWISRATRSELLDAAAAVDARIAAGEDLPLAGVPFAVKDNIDVAGFETTAACPAFAYEPEDDAGVIERLLAAGAVCVGKTNLDQFATGLNGSRSPYGIPRNASNLNYVSGGSSSGSSVAVAAGLVAFSLGTDTAGSGRVPAAFNHLIGMKPTKGRWSTRGLVPACRTIDCITVFTDDTADARLVDGVVAAFDVADPYSKPLADQPLAVRRIGVPRREQRVFFGDGESEYLYDKALARLATLGELVEIDLAPLLEAAQLLYGGPWVAERTAAMEGILAANPLAVDPTVRAVVEPGKAMSAVELFNGIYRMADLKRHADLLWADIDMMAFPTTGTTYRVSEMLAAPIALNSNLGLYTNFVNLLDMAALAVPAGIRANATGFGITLIGPADTDRALLDAADAYLAVADLPAPPPLDLEGKMQTVKLAVVGAHLKDMPLHWQLTSRDAEFVGAFETAPSYKLYAIADSVPPKPALVHDEAGAAIKVEVYELGVAEFGSFTVDVPAPLAIGNVTLADGTTVKGFVSEPRALTGAEDITHLGGWRAFIASKV, translated from the coding sequence ATGACCCGTTTGAGCGCCACCCGTATCGCCGCCGCCGTCAGGGCCGGTGAGACCACCGCCGTCGCCGTGGCCGAGGACACTTTCGCCCGCGTCGAGGCCTACAATGCCGTCCAGCCGCAGATCTGGATCAGCCGCGCCACCCGCAGCGAACTGCTCGACGCCGCCGCTGCGGTGGACGCGCGCATCGCGGCGGGCGAGGACCTGCCGCTGGCAGGCGTGCCCTTCGCGGTAAAGGACAATATCGACGTCGCCGGGTTCGAGACGACGGCGGCCTGTCCCGCCTTCGCTTACGAGCCCGAGGACGATGCCGGCGTGATCGAGCGGCTGCTGGCGGCGGGCGCGGTCTGCGTGGGCAAGACCAACCTCGACCAGTTCGCCACCGGCCTCAACGGATCGCGCAGCCCTTACGGGATACCGCGCAATGCCTCGAACCTGAACTACGTCAGCGGTGGGTCCAGCTCCGGCTCCTCGGTCGCGGTGGCGGCGGGGCTGGTGGCCTTCTCACTCGGCACCGACACCGCCGGATCGGGCCGCGTGCCTGCCGCGTTCAACCACCTGATCGGCATGAAGCCCACCAAGGGCCGCTGGTCCACGCGCGGCCTCGTCCCTGCCTGCCGCACCATCGACTGCATCACCGTCTTCACCGACGACACCGCCGATGCCCGGCTGGTGGACGGCGTGGTCGCCGCCTTCGATGTGGCCGATCCCTACTCCAAGCCGCTCGCGGACCAGCCTCTCGCCGTGAGGCGCATCGGTGTGCCGCGCCGCGAACAGCGCGTGTTCTTCGGCGACGGCGAGTCCGAATACCTCTACGACAAGGCGCTCGCCAGGCTGGCGACGCTGGGCGAACTCGTCGAGATCGACCTTGCCCCGCTGCTCGAAGCCGCACAGCTGCTCTACGGCGGCCCTTGGGTGGCCGAGCGGACCGCCGCGATGGAGGGTATCCTCGCCGCCAACCCGCTCGCGGTCGATCCCACCGTGCGTGCGGTGGTCGAGCCCGGCAAGGCGATGAGCGCGGTCGAACTGTTCAACGGCATCTACCGCATGGCCGACCTCAAGCGCCACGCCGACCTCCTGTGGGCCGACATCGACATGATGGCCTTCCCCACCACCGGCACCACCTACCGTGTCTCCGAGATGCTGGCCGCGCCCATCGCGCTCAACAGCAACCTGGGGCTCTACACCAATTTCGTGAACCTGCTGGACATGGCCGCGCTGGCCGTTCCCGCCGGTATCCGCGCCAATGCCACCGGATTTGGGATCACCCTGATCGGCCCGGCCGACACCGACCGCGCCCTGCTGGACGCGGCCGACGCCTACCTTGCGGTCGCGGACTTGCCCGCGCCACCGCCACTCGATCTGGAGGGAAAGATGCAGACCGTGAAGCTCGCCGTCGTCGGCGCCCATCTGAAGGACATGCCGCTGCACTGGCAGCTGACCAGCCGCGATGCCGAGTTCGTCGGCGCCTTCGAGACCGCGCCCAGCTACAAGCTCTACGCCATCGCCGACAGCGTGCCGCCCAAGCCCGCGCTGGTGCATGATGAAGCGGGCGCCGCGATCAAGGTCGAGGTCTATGAACTGGGCGTCGCCGAGTTCGGCAGCTTCACCGTCGACGTGCCCGCGCCGCTCGCCATCGGCAACGTGACGCTGGCGGACGGCACCACGGTCAAGGGCTTCGTCTCCGAACCGCGCGCGCTGACCGGGGCGGAGGACATCACGCATCTGGGTGGTTGGCGCGCCTTCATCGCGAGCAAGGTATAA